The Natrinema amylolyticum genome includes the window GTCATCGAAACCCCTCCGCCGTTCTCTCACTCCCCTAGCCGCTCGTTCGATCAGTTATCGGCCCCCTCGATCGGACGGTCTAACGGCTACTTTCGGGCGAGCGCCTGCCCTTCCCCGAGTCGGGCGACTCACCGCGGTCGCGGTGAGCCGCCTTCCGGCCACCGCACTACTCGTCCGACCAGTCGTTCCGACGATCGCCTTCGTAACGGCTTTTGTCGGGGCGTCGCATCACTCGAGTAATGGACGGACAGGCGTTTCTCGCCGCAACGCTCGTCGCTCACGCCGGCTTCGCGATCGTCGTGGCCATCCACGCGTTCGCGACGGATCGTGACGCCGGCAGGTGGCCATTCGTGACGCTCGCGTTCGGGCTGGCCGGGATCGCTGCCTATTTCTTCTACGACGAATCGAGATAGCGGTCTCTCGCAGTCGCCGAACGCGGACTCGTCTCGAAAACGGATGCGGAGAAAAGCGACGCGATGAATCGGACGATCAGGCCAGGAAGACGTGTCGCGGTCGGTCCGCGAGGACGTCCCGACCGAACTCGACGGTCTCCGAGAAGGCGTCGCTGCGGAAGAACTGCATGGCGTCCTCGCGGGCGTCCCAGCGACTGGCGATGAACATGTCGTTCTCGTCCTCGCGGTTGACCAGCAGGTCGGTCTTGCGGTGACCGTCCATGTCGGCGAGTACCCCGCCGACGTCCTCGAAGGTCCCGACGAAGTCCCCGCGGCGGTCCGGCTTGACGGTGTAGAACATCCCCATCGTTCCCCAGGAGTCGCTATCGTCGTCGCCCGCCTGCCGAACGATTTCGGGGAGATCAGCGAGGAACCCAGCCGCCGTGCTCGCGGCGCGTTCGGTGTCCCAGAGGCTGACGACCGCGGTCTCAGCACCGTCGCCGCCCTCGCCCTCACGGGTTCCCCGCTCGTCATCCCGAGGCAGCTTCGCCGCCTCGCGCGGCTCGTAGACCGCCGTCTTCACGTGCGTATCGTAGTGATCGAAGTTCCCACGGAGGCCGTCGACCTCCTCGAACAGTTCGTCGGGATCGGCAGCGGAGTAGAGAACGACCGCGTGGACGTCCTCGCCGTGGGGCTGGCCCGCGTAGACGCCGATGTCCTCGAGTTCGCTGCGCAGGTCTTCGTCGTCATCGTCGTGCGGGCCATCGGAGCCGCCCTCGTCGCCGTGACTACCCGACTCCGCGTCGCTACCGTGGTGATGACCGTCGGAATCGCCGTGATGATGTCCCTCGGCGTCGCCACCCGCGTGGGCGTGGCCGTGACCGCCGTGTCCCTCGTCCTCCTGGGGAATCGTCTCGCCGGCGAGGAAGGCCCCGAGGTTTTCGGGCGGGAACCGGCGGCCGGAGAGGAACCGACCGAACTCGGCGAAGCGGGAGCTCGAGGGGTCGAAGCGCATCTCGTAGAGCAGTTCCTTCACGTCGGTGGGGTCGTCCCCGAACAGGGTCACGCCCCACTCGAAGTCGTCGAGGCCGATGCTGCCGGAGATGATCTGGGTGACGCGACCGGCGTAGTCTCGCCCGATGTCGCCGTGGGAGGAGAGGTGCTCCGCGCGCTCGTCGAAGGGCAGGTCGTACCAGTTGTCTTCCGGGCCGCGGCGCTTGTCCATCGGGTAGAACGTCACGAACTCGCTGTCCGGAATCTCGGGCTCAAGCCGGGACTCGATATAGCGCTCGAGACCGGTGTCCTCGACCTCGCTGTCCTCGTCGAAGTAGTCCTCGGACATGTAGCCAGAGACCTCCGTCACCGAGAGGTAGGAGTCGGCCCGCTCGGTGAACTCGGCGAGGGCGGTGTGTTCGAACCGCCGCTCGAGCGTGTCGATGTCGGAGAGCGTCGGCCGGAGATGGAGGACGAGCAGGTCGGCCTTGTGGCCCAGCACGGAGAACGTGGCCGATTCGCCTGCGTCGGCGTCGTCGACAGCCTCGGCGGACGCGAGGTAGTCGATTCCCTCGTCGATCGCCTGCGAGCGCCGCCGTTCGGGAGCCGATCGCCAGGCGTCCCAGTCGATCGACCGGAAGTCGTGCAGGACGTACCAGCCCTCGTCGGTCTGTGGTGGTCGCCGTCGTTCCATACTCGCGGGTTGGGACGGGACCGCTAAGAAGGACCGGGTTTCGCCCCGATCCGCTGGCGCTACCGGTGTCGGTCCGTCGTCCGGCGGATCGCCGAACTCGTCGCTGCTCGCCAGTTCGCCGTGTTCGGACGTGACCGAAACGCTTTACGTCTATCCGTTTAACGGACCAGCCGTATGCGGAAAAGTGGGCCGCCGAAAGGACTCATCGCCTATCTCGTCCTCGAACTCCTCGAGGAGAAGCCCCGGTACGGCTACGAGATTCTCAAGGAGATCCGCGAGATCAGCGGCGGTCACTGGGAGCCGTCCTACGGGTCGGTCTATCCGATCCTCTACAAGTTCGAGGAGAAGGGCTGGGCCGAGCGCATCGAGCGCGAGGACGAACCCGACCGGAAGTACTTCGAGCTCACGGACGACGGGCGCGCGGAACTCGAGGAGCGCCGCGAGAGCGGCTCGGAGAAGGCCCGGGACTTCGCGGACGTCATCCTCGGCTTTTTTCACGTCTACGCGGCCTTCTCGACGGACGATCGGTTCGAAATCCCGGAGATGGAGGGAGAGTGGTGTTTCGACGAGGAGTTCAGCCGATGGGTCGTCGAACAGGTCGTGCGCCACTACGAACACTACTTCGAGACCGAGTTCGAACGCATCGAGGAGACGCCCGAGGAATTTTACGACCGCCACGGGATCGATCCCGACGACTCGTAAGCCGCCGCTGGAGCCGATTCTCAGCCCAGCAGTTGCGGGCCGAACAGCAGGAGGACGAAGCTCACGAGCATCGTCACCCCGATCGCCGTCGTTACCATGCGGACCATTCCGCGGGTCGCGTCGACCGGTAGCCGAGAGACGATCGCTTCGGTGCTCGTCCGGAGGATGTGGCCGCCGTCGAGCGGGAACGCCGGGATGCAGTTGAAAAAGCCCAGTTGGACGTTGATCCAGCCGGTCCAGAACAGCAGGTTCGCGAGGAGGAAGACGGTCCCGTCTCCGAGTGCACCGAGCATCCCCTGGACTTCGTAGAAGTTCTGAATCCCGCCGGTGAAGCCGGCGAAATTGAACGGCATCGCACCGCTGACGCCGATAACCGGCAACATGAGCGCGATTCCGATCTTCCCGAGGAAGCTCCCGGTGATCGGACCGAACCGCGTCTCGCCGTCGCCGCCGAGCAGTCCCAGATACTCGCTCGCGGGATAGAGCTGCACGCCGATATCGTTCACCGCGACGCCGGACATCCCCTGATGACCTTGAATCCCGAGGAACCCGCTATCGGATCGCGGATGCTCGTCGAGCGTGACTGTGTACGTCTCGCGTTCGTCGCCGACGTACCCCGCGACCTCGACCTGCTGGTCGGGCTCGCTGTCCTCGAGCAGGGCGGCGAGATCCTCGTAGTTCTGTACCCGTTCGCCGTCGAAGCGGGTAATGACGAAGGTCTCGTCGGTCGGGCCCGTCTCGCGCTCGAGGGGGCCGTCTGCGGCGACGGTCACCGCCGCGCCGACGGTCACCTCGCGCTCGATCCGATCGTCGCCGTCCGCGGGCTCGATCGTCAGCGTGACCCGCTCGCTGTCGCCGACGGCATCGTAGAAGCCGCGTTCGGTCGCGACGGTCCGGCCGTCGACCGCGCGGATCTTGTCACCGACGGCGAGCCCCGTCGGTCCGTTTTCCAGCGCCGTCGTCACGAGCAGCGACCGATCGACGGTCTCCGTGCGCTCGCCGTTGAGTTCGACGCTCACCTGCTCGCCGTCGACGGCCTCGAGCCGGTTCGCGAGGTCGTCGTTGCCCTCGACTGCAGTGCCGTTGATCGCCGTAATACGGTCGTTCGGCTCGATTCCGGCGTCGGCCGCGGGCGAGTCGGGAGCGACGCCGCCGACGGCGGCACCGGGCGCGACGCCGATCGCGCCGACGACCGGGCCGAACAGGAGGGCGAAGGCCAGCAGCGTGATCGCGAAGTTGTTCGTGACGCCGGCCGCGAACATCCGCGTCTGGCCGCCCCGCGAGGCCGACTTGCTGCTCTCCTGGTCCGGTTCGACGAACGCACCGATGGGGAGGAACGCGAGCATCGCGACCCCCATCGAGTCGATATCGATGTCCTCAACGCGACAGAGCAGTCCGTGGCCACCCTCGTGGACGACGAGTCCGACGAGCAGCCCGAAGACGATACCGGGCGTCGCCGACAGCGGCAGAAAGTCGTTGACTCCGGGGATGACGAGAACGTTGTGGGGCTGTCTAGCGGGCGAACTCGCCGGCTGTGGCGAGGAGAGAGCGACCATCGCCACGCGAATCAGCACCGCGAACATGCTGATCATCACGACGATCGCGATGCCGACGCCGAAGTTCGACCACGCCCGCCAGAAGCGCTTCGGTCGCGCGAGCCGGTCGAGAAGCGCCCGGCCGCGTTTCGTGTGGAACGTGAGAATCGGCCCCTGGGTCCCGATATAGTCGGGGAGATACCCCCCGTTTCGGAGCCCGACGACCGCGAGCCAGTAGAGGAGAAGCCCGATCAGAACCCACGTGAGGAGTTCAGAGCCGTAGATTGCGGGCGGCGAGACGACAGCGAGAGAGCCGTGATCCATCGATACTATCTCCGGGCGGCGTTCTCAAATGACTTTTGTCTATTCGGCCGGCCGTTCGGTCCCGCTCAGCGCTCCCGGCGCAGTCGCCCGACGACGAACTCCCGGTCGACCTTCGCGAGGAACGGCCCGAGCTTCGGGCCCTGCTCCTCGTCGAAGAACAGCCGGTATCCGGCCCCGAAGAAGTCGCCGACGTCGACATTGTTGCGCTTTGCGGCCTCGTAGATCTCACCCTGAATGTCCTCGGGATCGTGGCCCTCCTCGATGAAATCGGCCAGTTCCGCGAGCGCGGCCTCGGTGTCGGCATCGAACTCGTGATCCGGAATCTCGGTTCGCTTGAGCTCGTAATCGAACTCGTTGCCCGTCCGGCGCGCCCAATTGCGGGCCTGTTCGACCCGCTCTAGGGCACCCTCGACGGCCCACTCCGGCGCGTCGTCGGGAATGTGTCCTTCACGGCGGGCGATCTCCTCGCGCAGGTCGGGGTCATCGGTCATCCCGAGCACCGCGGCGAAGGTGTAGGGAAGCCGAATCCGCTCTTCGCGCGGCTCCTCGACCACGAACGGGTAGACGCGCTCGGCGAACGCCTGCTCGTCCTCGCTGGCATCGATCTCGCCGAAATAGGTCGCCTCGAGCCGGTCGAACTCATCGACCAGCTGGTCCAATCGCTCGATGCTGAAGTCCCGGGCCTTCGCGGGGTCCTTCGCGAAGAAGTAGCGCAGGACCTCCGGCTCGAGCAGTTCGAGGACGTCCGAGACCAGAATCACGTTCCCCTCGGAGGAGGAGAACGGCTCGCCCTCGAGCGTGAACCACTCGTAGACCATCGGGACCGGCGGCTCGATCTCGAGGACGGTGCGCGCGACGTCCTGTCCGCTGGGCCAGGAGCCCTCGGCGTGGTCCTTGCCGAAGGGTTCGAAGTCGACGCCGAGGAGCTGCCATTGGGCGGGCCACTCGAAGCGCCAGGGGAGTTTCCCCTCGCGAAGCGTCGCGGTGCCCTCGTGGCCGCAGCCGTCGATCGTCTGGTCGCCGGCGTCCATGTCGGTACAGCGGTAGTCGACGGTCGGCTCTGTCTCGCGGGTCGCTTCGCTCCCCGCTCGATCGTCCGAGGCGCTTTGCGCCTCCCCATCCAGATCGACGCTCGTCACCGTCTCGGTGATCTTCCCGCACTCCTCACAGATCGGGTTGAACGGCACGTAATCACCGTTCTCGTCGACCGTGTCCTGATACTTCGAGAGGACCTCGCGTGCGCGCTCCCGGTGCTCGAGGACGAAGCGCGTCACGTCCTCGAACTCGCCGGACTCGTAGAGCTCCGTGTTCGAGACGAGGTCGATCGGCACGTCGACGGCGTCGGCGCTGTCCTGGATGATCGTCGAGAAGTGGTCGCCGTAGGAGTCACAGCAGCCGAAGGGGTCCGGGATGTCGGTGTAGGGCGCGCCGAGGTTGCGGCCGAGCGCGCCGGCGTCGACCTCGCCGAGATCGACGAGGTTCCCCTCGAGGTCACAGAGAGTCCGCGGGAGCTTCCGGAGGGGGTCGCGGTCGTCGGCGGTGAAGACCTGCCTGACCTCGTGGCCCCGGTCGCGCAACACTTCGGCGACGAAGTAGCCGCGCATGATCTCGTTGACGTTACCGAGGTGCGGAACTCCGGAGGGCGAGATGCCGCCCTTGACGACGATCGGCGCTTCGGGATTCCGCTCTTCCACTCGGTCGGCGACCGTATCGGCCCAGAACGCGTGTCGCGTCTCGCTCGCCTCGTCGCTCTGGAGCGTATAGGGACTGATAGCGGCCGACTCCGCCACGTCTTCGGTTTCTCCGTCGGCGTTTCCGTCGGCACTCATCGTTCGTCGGCCGCCCAGTAGGTCGGTTCCGCGCCGGCACCCTCCGGAACGATGTCCGTCCCCTCGTGATCGCCGTGGCGGACGGCGCGGGCGATCCGGTCGGGATCGGTGCCGTCGAGCACGATCGTCCGCATGCCGGAGCGCTCGATGATCTTGGCCGCCAGCAGATCGACGGGTGCCGAGGCCCCGGCGTTCATCTCGAGGCCGGCGATGGCGTCGACCAGGTCCGCGGCGGAGAGACTGTCGTACTTGGTCGCGTCGTCGTCCTCGTTCGGATCGGCGCTGTAGACGCCGGGGACGCTCGTGGCGTAGATAAGCAAGTCGGCGTCGATGTACTCCGCGAGGGCGGCCCCGACCGCGTCGGTCGTCTGCGCCGGCGCGACCCCGCCCATGATACAGATGTCGTCACGGCGGAGTGCCTCGCTCGCCTCTTCGTAATTGAGCGCAGGAGCGGTCACGGACTCTTCGCTCAGCGCGGCGATCAGCAAGCGTGCGTTGAGTCGCGTGACGTCGATCCCGAGCTGATCGAGTTCGATTTCGTTCGCTCCGAGGTCTCGAGCGGCCCCGATATACTCGCGAGCGACGCCGCCGCCCCCGACGACGGCACCGATCCGACACCCCTCCGCGATGAGGTCTTCGATGACGGCCGCGTGCTCGGCCACCCGATCCGCGCCGGGCTCGGGCACGAGGACGCTACCGCCGATAGAGACGACCACTTTCATACTACACCGGTGTAGCGGAGTTGCTATCTTAAGGGTTGTCAACTGCCCGGACGGCGTGGTGACACACCGCTCGAGCCCCGGTCGGGCGTTCGATTTCCGTCCTCGCGAACCCGGCTCTCGCCCTCACTCCTCGAGCGAGAGGACCAGCGCGTCACCGTCGCGGTCGAACTCGGTCCCGAACGGAGCCGATAGCTCCCGCATCCGCTCGCGGGACCACGCGGCGGCCTCCGGGCCGGCCTCGTGGACCGCACAGCCGTCGATCTCGGTCGGGTGCAACCGGAGTTCGGTCGGCCGGCCGTCGGGCGTCACCGCGAGGGCGAACAGGAAGCTCCGGTCGTTTCGCAACTCCTCGTCGACTCGGTAGTCGTCGACGAAGTCGCCCGCGTCGTAGATGATCGGACTGCCCTCGTGAACCTCGATCCCCTGGAAGACGTGGGCGCTGTGGCCGTGGATCACGTCGACGCCGTTCTCGATCAGCCAGCGGCCGAACTCGCGGAACGACTCCGGCGGCTCGGTGACCATGTTCGGCCCCCAGTGCAGCGAGGCGACCAGCAGGTCCGGGTTCGTCTCGCGTGCGCGCTCGAGGACCTCCTGCACGCGCCGTCTCGTCTCCGGGTCGTCGACGTCGTCGTCGGACCGCGTCCGACTGCGCGAGTCGCGTCGCGACTCGTCGATTTCGATCCGGGCCGTTCCCGGCGACTCCTCGTCGGCGGCGTACTCCGGCGTGTTGTCGGTAAACGAGACGACCGCCGCGTCGAGTCCGCCGTCGCCGTCTGCGCGCGATCTCTCGCTATCCGTCTCAGACCGGTGGATCGTTCGCACCGCCGGCTCGAGCGCTTCGTCTCTCGTCTCGCCCGCACCCGCGTGAGCGATTCCGGCGTCGTCGAGCGCGGCGATCGTGTCCCGTAGCGCCACTTCCTCGTAGTCGAGCACGTGGTTGTTCGCCAGCGCACAGACGTCGACGCCCGCTTCCTCGAGGGCGGGTATCGCCCAGTCGGGGTCGGCCCGGAAATGAAACGGGCGGTGCGTGCGCTGCCACTCCCGCCCGCGGGTCGAGAGCACGCACTCGAGGTTGATCACCAGCCCGTCCAGCGCCCGGAGTCGCTCGAGCACGGTCCCCCAGACGGCGTCGACCGACCGGCCGCGCTGGCGGTCGTCGACGAGCCGCCCGAGCATCACGTCGCCCGTGAAGCCGATTCGGAGGGGCATATCGAACGTTCGCGGTGCACGTTCAAAATCCTGGGTCCCGTCGTCGGACCGGCTTCCGGCGTGCGATAGCCGGCCGGCCGCGGCTCCGTCGGGTGGGACTGAAAGGGGCGCGGCCGAGCGGGAGCATCGCGACCGCTCGGCCGCGGGGCTTTCCGGGCGACAGCTACAAAGTCCGACCCGACCATAGCTCGCACATGCACGTACTCGGTGTTCGCGAGGCGGGAGCCGACGACGGGGCGCTCGAGTCGGTCGTCGACCGGGTCGTCGATCGGCTCGCCGAGCGGGGGCGCGTCGGCGTCGTCAGATACGATGCGACGATCGCGGACGGGACGCACGCGCGCGAATCGACAACGACAACGCTCGGGGGCGACGTCACCTACGATCTCGGCGTCGACGGCGACTGGACCGCGTCCGGGACGGGGATGTCCGTCGGCGACGCGCTCGATAGCCTGGCGACCGACTGCGAGTATGCGGTCGTCGTCGGCGTACCGTCGCTCCAGTACCCCTCGATCGTCGTCGGACCGTCCGCCGCTGCCGAGGACGGGGAGACGGTTATCGCCGCCGTCGACGGTCCCAGTGACCTCGAGCTCGACGAGGTCGTGACGGCTCTCGAGGAGGCCGAGCCCCACCAGAGCCTTGAGTCGCTGGTCGCTCGCGTCAAACGATCGCCGCGGGCCGACCGGGCGGGCGCGATCGCGACCTTCACCGGCCGGGTCCGCGCGAAGGACAGCGCGGACGACGCGCCGACCCAGTACCTCGAGTTCGAGAAGTACGAGGGCGTCGCCGACGAGCGAATGGCGGCCCTGGAGACGGATCTCGAGGCTCGAGACGGTATTTTCGAGGTCGAACTCTATCACCGGACGGGGATCGTCGAGGACGGCGAGGACATCGTCTTCGTGGTCGTGCTCGCGGGCCACCGCGAGGAGGCGTTTCGAACCGTCGAAGACGGGATCAACCGGCTGAAAGACGAGGTCCCGCTGTTCAAGAAGGAAGTGACGGTCGAGGACGAGTTCTGGGTCCACGAGCGATCCTGATCGTTACATTCGGTCGTCCACTCGCCGGAAATAGCGAAACGGTCTGTGAAGACGATATTGAATTGACCATTACGATTAGAACGAAAATAATGAGTTAGATCGTATTTTAAAACGTCTCCGAGGTCCTGAGCAATCTATAAATAGTCTCTTAATAGTGAATAAAAGATCTCTTACCCCCCAAATAGCTGAACACAATCGAAACGCCGCTAATCATCCTCCCTTTATAACATATATCCCCGTCAACGGATGGATGTCGATGAGCACGACAGCCCAATCCTCCACGGAAAGCAAGGAACGCCGCCTGAAACGCTACCTGCGCGAACGTGCTGAAGACGGTGAGATGTACTTCAAAGGCAAGTTCATCGCGGACGATGTCGGCATGTCCCCCAAAGAGATCGGCGCGATGATGGTCAAGCTCTCGGACTCCGCCACTGACCTCGAGATCGAGAAGTGGTCGTACACGAGCGCGACCACGTGGCGAGTCGCACCCGCCTGATCGCCGCTCGCGTATCGCGTGTCGATCCGCTCGAGCGATCGTCCCCGCACCCCGCTCTCCCCGCGCCGTGCGTCACCGACGCTATCCGGTGCGGCCCGCCCTGAAATGAGACGGGTCCACGCTGACGTCGCGTCCGAGTGTCCGTCACTGCGGGCACGATGACTAAAACTGCTCACACCGTCACGCAGCAGCCGTGTGATCGGGTGTGTACCGATTTTAGCGGTCTCATCGCTTTCTGTAGTGTCGTCGTCGAACGCCGGAGTATCGACGCTGCGAGCCGCTGCTCGAGAAACGGCCGGCCCTGCCGACGGCAGTCGATTTATACCCGGTGGCGGTGAACCTCCGGTGATGGAGGACATCGATCGGTCCGGATTCGAGACGGCGAGCCGCAGCGGGCGCTCGCCCGAGGACGGGCCCCCGATCGATCGCATTGAATCGGTGTTTGCGGTCTATGAGATCCGGCGAGAGGACGGCCGGATAGTGTACTACGGCGACCCGTTGACGCGTCCCGAGCGGGTGATGCGAGAGCTCTGGTCGGACTTCCACGAGCGCGGGTACGACGCCGAACTCGAGACGCGCCACGGTGAGTACGTCCTCGTCGCCGAGCCGACCAGCGTCGGGATCGACGGGATTCCGTGGACGAACGTACTCCTGTTGCTCGCGACGGTCGTCTCGACCCTGTTCGTGGGCGCGTGGTGGTGGTACCCGTCGCTCGATCCGTTCGCGAATCCGATCGAAACCGTCCACGCGTGGCCCTTCTCGCTGGCGATTCTCGGCGTGCTCGGCGTCCACGAGATGGGACACTACGTCATGAGCCGGTACCACCGGGTGGACGCCTCGCTGCCCTACTTCATCCCGGTTCCGACGCTCATCGGGACGATGGGCGCGGTCATCAAGATGAAAGGGCGGATGCCCGACCGCAAGGCGCTGTTCGATATCGGCGTCGCCGGGCCGCTCGCAGGGTTGGTCGCAACGGTCGCCGTAACCGTGATCGGACTTCACCTGCCGCCGGTGACCGTCGATCCCGCATTACTCCAACATCCCGACGCGATTCGGATCGAGCTCGGCTATCCGCCGCTGCTCGAGTTGATCGCAGCGGGGTTCGATCAGCCGCTGTACCGGAATGACCCGGCGACGGGGGTGAACCCCGTCGTTATCGGGGCGTGGGTCGGCATGTTCGTCACCTTCCTCAATCTGATCCCGGCCGGCCAGCTCGACGGCGGGCACATCCTCCGCGCGATGGTCGGCGAGTTTCAGGAGACCATCGCGGCGCTCGTGCCGGGCGCACTGTTCGCGCTCGCTGGCTACCTCTATTACTTCCAGAACCACAGCCTCAATACGGTCTTCGTCTGGATCCTCTGGGGACTGTTGACGACGCTGTTCGCGTCGATGGGGGCGGCGACCCCCGTTCGAGACGAGCGACTGGACCCCGGCCGGATCGTTCTCGGACTCGTCACGTTCGGATTCGGCCTGCTCTGTTTCATGCCGATTCCGGTCATGATCATCGAGTGACCGATCGGGGTTCGACTCGAATCCGGGCGGTGCCGTCCTACCCGTGCGTGTAGCCGCGATTCGCGAGCACCTCGCCGTCCATCGTTATCCCGTCGACAGCGTCCCGAACCGATCCGAGCACTGACAGCGAGACGTCGGTCGTGTCTCGAACCGCCGGAAGCGCGTCTTCGGGGAGCGTCGCGACGAGTTCGAAGTCCTCGCCGAACGTCGTCGCGAGCTCCAGCGCGTCGTCGTCACCGTCGACGACGTCGCGGACGGCATCGTCGATCGGAATCCGGTCCGATTCGATCGCGAAGCCGCAGTCGCTGGCTTCGGCGAGCTGGTGGAGCGAGCGGGCGAGTCCGTCGCTCGAGTCCATCATCGCGCTCGCGTGCGGCGCGAGCGCTCGGCCGGTCGCGATTCGGGGATCGAACCGAAAGAGATCGTTCGCCCGGTCCGTGTGGCCGCGCTCGAACAGGCGGAGCGCAGCCGCGCTCCGTCCGAGCGTCCCGGTCACGCAGACGACGTCGCCGGGGCGAGCGCCGCTCCGGTGAACGGGGTCGTCGGTCCGACCGATCGCGGTCGTCGTCACGGTGAACTCGTCGTGGCCGTCGAGGTCGCCGCCGACGTACTCGGCGTCGACGCGCGCGCAGACGTCGCTCGCGCCGCGAACGAAGGCGAGCAGTTCGTCGCGGTCGAACGTCGGTGCGGCGTAGGCGGCGACCGCGGCCGTGGCCGGTGCACCCATCGCTGCCACGTCCGACAGCGACGCGCCGATGGCGCGCCAGCCGGCCGTGTATCGGGTCGTTCCGTCCGGAAAATCTGTCCGGTCGTGGAGCATGTCCGTCGTCACGACCAGTCCGTCGACGACGGCCGCGTCGTCGCCGGCCGCCTCGAGTTCGTCCGACAGGAGCCGCAGGGCGGCGCGTTCGTCCATACCCCCCGTTTCGACTCGAGGGCGAAAAACGGTCCGGGCCGCGGACGGCTGCACAGATACGATGGTCTTAAATGCCGCGGACGGAAATCACACGCCAATGGCTACGATGTACGACGTTCCGGCGGACGACCTCATCGAGGCGCTCGCCGACGATCTCTCGGATCGACTCGAGGAACCGGAGTGGGGCACGTTCGCCAAGAGCGGTGTCGCTAATGAGCTGCCACCCGAACAGGAGGACTTCTGGGCGACTCGCGCGGCGAGTCTCCTGCGGAAGGTCTCCGATCGCGGCCCCATCGGCGTCGAGCGACTCTCGACGGAGTACGGCGGTGCGAAGGGCGGCTCCAACCGCTATCGAGTCGCACCCGACAAACGCGCCGACGGCTCGAAGAACCTGATCCGGACCATCCTCCAGCAGCTCGAGGAAGAGGATCTCGTCGAGACCGCCGAGGGCGAGGGTCGCCGGATCACCGCCGAGGGACAGAGCCTGCTCGACGACACCGCCGGTCAGGTTCTCGAAGAGCTCGACCGTCCGGAACTCGAGCGCTACGCGTAAGTGGAGATCTCGTTTTCGCGTCGGTTTCACCGCCCAGAGCCATCGCTCCCGTCGTCCGTAATCATTTTCCGGCGTGGCGGACAAGTACGTGATAACAATGAGTGGCTCACCGGACGAGGAAAAACTCGAGGAACTCCGACAGAAGAAAATGGAGCAGCTACAGGACCGCGCCGAGTCCCAGGGCGAGGGCGGACAGGAAGCAGCCCAGCAGCAGGCCGAGGCCCAGAAGAAGGCCGTACTGCGCCAGCACCTGACCGACGACGCCCGCAAGCGACTCAACACGGTCAAGATGAGCAAGCCCCAGTTCGGCGAGCAGGTCGAGCGACAGGTCGTTAGCCTCGCCCGCAGCGGCCGCATTCAGGGGAAAATCGACGACGACAAGATGAAACAGCTCCTCAAAGAGCTGAAACCCGACTCCCAGAGCTTCGACATTCAGCGCCGGTAATGGAGCTCGGACTGCTCTACAGCGGTGGCAAAGACTCGACGCTCGCCGCGCTCTTGCTCGAGGAGTTTTACGACGTGACGCTGTTGACGGCCCACTTCGGCGTCAGTGACGACTGGAAACACGCCCGCGAGACGGCCGAGGCCGCCGGCTTCGACTTCGAGCGTCTCGAGTGCGACTCGGACGTCGCTCGCGAGGCCGTCGACCGGATCCGCGAGGACGGCTACCCGCGCAACGGCATTCAGCTGGTCCACCAGCACGCTCTCGAGCGGCTCGCGGGCAGAGAGTTCGATGCCATCGCCGACGGGACCCGCCGCGACGACCGCGTCCCGACGGTCTCACGGGCGCAGGCGCAGAGTCTCGAGGATCGCCACACCGTCGACTATATCGCGCCGCTGTCGGGGTTCGGCCGGTCGGCCGTCGACCGGCTGGTGGAGGCGCGACTGGACGTGACCGTCGGGCCGAGCGAGGAGATCGACAGGGCCGATTACGAGGCGGAGCTCCGGGCGCTCATCGCCGACGAAGAGGGACCGGCGGCGATCGCGGACTACTTCCCCGATCACGATCAGACGTA containing:
- a CDS encoding heme-binding protein; protein product: MERRRPPQTDEGWYVLHDFRSIDWDAWRSAPERRRSQAIDEGIDYLASAEAVDDADAGESATFSVLGHKADLLVLHLRPTLSDIDTLERRFEHTALAEFTERADSYLSVTEVSGYMSEDYFDEDSEVEDTGLERYIESRLEPEIPDSEFVTFYPMDKRRGPEDNWYDLPFDERAEHLSSHGDIGRDYAGRVTQIISGSIGLDDFEWGVTLFGDDPTDVKELLYEMRFDPSSSRFAEFGRFLSGRRFPPENLGAFLAGETIPQEDEGHGGHGHAHAGGDAEGHHHGDSDGHHHGSDAESGSHGDEGGSDGPHDDDDEDLRSELEDIGVYAGQPHGEDVHAVVLYSAADPDELFEEVDGLRGNFDHYDTHVKTAVYEPREAAKLPRDDERGTREGEGGDGAETAVVSLWDTERAASTAAGFLADLPEIVRQAGDDDSDSWGTMGMFYTVKPDRRGDFVGTFEDVGGVLADMDGHRKTDLLVNREDENDMFIASRWDAREDAMQFFRSDAFSETVEFGRDVLADRPRHVFLA
- a CDS encoding PadR family transcriptional regulator, giving the protein MRKSGPPKGLIAYLVLELLEEKPRYGYEILKEIREISGGHWEPSYGSVYPILYKFEEKGWAERIEREDEPDRKYFELTDDGRAELEERRESGSEKARDFADVILGFFHVYAAFSTDDRFEIPEMEGEWCFDEEFSRWVVEQVVRHYEHYFETEFERIEETPEEFYDRHGIDPDDS
- a CDS encoding site-2 protease family protein; this translates as MDHGSLAVVSPPAIYGSELLTWVLIGLLLYWLAVVGLRNGGYLPDYIGTQGPILTFHTKRGRALLDRLARPKRFWRAWSNFGVGIAIVVMISMFAVLIRVAMVALSSPQPASSPARQPHNVLVIPGVNDFLPLSATPGIVFGLLVGLVVHEGGHGLLCRVEDIDIDSMGVAMLAFLPIGAFVEPDQESSKSASRGGQTRMFAAGVTNNFAITLLAFALLFGPVVGAIGVAPGAAVGGVAPDSPAADAGIEPNDRITAINGTAVEGNDDLANRLEAVDGEQVSVELNGERTETVDRSLLVTTALENGPTGLAVGDKIRAVDGRTVATERGFYDAVGDSERVTLTIEPADGDDRIEREVTVGAAVTVAADGPLERETGPTDETFVITRFDGERVQNYEDLAALLEDSEPDQQVEVAGYVGDERETYTVTLDEHPRSDSGFLGIQGHQGMSGVAVNDIGVQLYPASEYLGLLGGDGETRFGPITGSFLGKIGIALMLPVIGVSGAMPFNFAGFTGGIQNFYEVQGMLGALGDGTVFLLANLLFWTGWINVQLGFFNCIPAFPLDGGHILRTSTEAIVSRLPVDATRGMVRMVTTAIGVTMLVSFVLLLFGPQLLG
- the lysS gene encoding lysine--tRNA ligase produces the protein MSADGNADGETEDVAESAAISPYTLQSDEASETRHAFWADTVADRVEERNPEAPIVVKGGISPSGVPHLGNVNEIMRGYFVAEVLRDRGHEVRQVFTADDRDPLRKLPRTLCDLEGNLVDLGEVDAGALGRNLGAPYTDIPDPFGCCDSYGDHFSTIIQDSADAVDVPIDLVSNTELYESGEFEDVTRFVLEHRERAREVLSKYQDTVDENGDYVPFNPICEECGKITETVTSVDLDGEAQSASDDRAGSEATRETEPTVDYRCTDMDAGDQTIDGCGHEGTATLREGKLPWRFEWPAQWQLLGVDFEPFGKDHAEGSWPSGQDVARTVLEIEPPVPMVYEWFTLEGEPFSSSEGNVILVSDVLELLEPEVLRYFFAKDPAKARDFSIERLDQLVDEFDRLEATYFGEIDASEDEQAFAERVYPFVVEEPREERIRLPYTFAAVLGMTDDPDLREEIARREGHIPDDAPEWAVEGALERVEQARNWARRTGNEFDYELKRTEIPDHEFDADTEAALAELADFIEEGHDPEDIQGEIYEAAKRNNVDVGDFFGAGYRLFFDEEQGPKLGPFLAKVDREFVVGRLRRER